Proteins encoded by one window of Chryseobacterium sp. POL2:
- the uxuA gene encoding mannonate dehydratase codes for MEKAWRWFGEKDAIKLDMLRQIGVEAIVSALHDIKNGEVWPLEAIADYKNYIESFGLRWSVVESLPVSESIKYAGDDRDLLIDNYIQSLENLGKAGVKTVCYNFMPVLDWARTDLYYQWEDGSSSLYFDKAKFAYFEIHILGRIEAVNDYSEEILNKVKAIHSSITEKEKEDLIDTIIVKTQGFVNGNIKEGEQNPVEKFKSLLTLYKGIGKEQLRENMKYFLEKIMPICEKWNIQMCVHPDDPPFSLLGLPRIVTCEDDIDWLLKAVDNPHNGLTFCTGSLSAGINNDVPKLAKKYASRTKFVHLRSTNILENGDFVEAHHLEGRGKLIDVIKIFEIENPGLPMRIDHGRLLTDDIGKNYNPGYSFLGRMLAFGQIHGVIETLKDDLEN; via the coding sequence ATGGAAAAAGCATGGCGTTGGTTCGGTGAAAAAGATGCAATAAAACTCGATATGCTTCGTCAGATAGGTGTAGAAGCTATTGTCTCAGCATTACATGATATCAAAAATGGAGAAGTCTGGCCTTTGGAGGCGATCGCAGATTACAAAAACTATATCGAGAGTTTTGGTCTTCGATGGTCTGTTGTTGAAAGTCTTCCCGTTTCAGAATCTATTAAATATGCAGGTGATGATAGAGATCTGCTGATTGACAATTATATCCAAAGTTTAGAAAACCTCGGAAAAGCAGGCGTCAAAACTGTATGTTACAACTTTATGCCGGTTTTGGATTGGGCACGTACCGATTTGTATTACCAATGGGAAGACGGCTCATCATCACTGTATTTCGATAAGGCCAAATTTGCTTATTTCGAAATCCACATTTTAGGAAGAATTGAAGCTGTCAACGATTATTCAGAAGAAATTTTGAATAAAGTCAAAGCTATACATTCCTCTATTACTGAAAAAGAAAAAGAAGATTTAATAGATACAATCATTGTAAAAACTCAAGGTTTTGTCAATGGTAATATTAAAGAAGGAGAGCAGAATCCCGTTGAAAAATTCAAAAGCTTATTAACACTTTACAAAGGAATTGGTAAAGAGCAACTTCGCGAAAACATGAAATACTTCTTGGAGAAAATAATGCCTATTTGTGAAAAATGGAATATCCAAATGTGTGTGCATCCCGACGATCCACCATTTTCGCTGTTAGGTTTGCCAAGAATTGTAACCTGCGAAGACGATATTGATTGGCTTTTAAAAGCAGTTGATAATCCACACAACGGATTGACATTTTGTACAGGTTCGCTTAGCGCAGGAATTAATAATGACGTCCCCAAATTGGCGAAAAAATATGCATCACGAACCAAATTTGTTCATTTAAGAAGTACCAATATTTTAGAAAATGGTGATTTTGTCGAAGCGCATCATTTAGAAGGTCGCGGAAAACTGATAGACGTTATCAAAATTTTTGAAATCGAAAATCCAGGTTTGCCAATGCGCATCGATCACGGAAGATTGTTAACCGATGATATTGGGAAAAATTACAATCCAGGCTATTCATTTCTTGGAAGAATGTTGGCATTTGGCCAGATACACGGTGTTATAGAAACCCTTAAAGATGATTTAGAAAACTAA
- a CDS encoding SDR family oxidoreductase produces the protein MNEIFSIAGKVAIITGASGVLGGSLAKHFVKQGAKVVAIGRSLEKLQSITTELENVGGDVLAIEANVLDIPSLEAASKKILEKYAKIDILLNIAGGNLPNATLTAEQSFFDMAMEAWDEVTDLNINGSVYPSFVFGKIMANTGSGSIVNVSSMAAYSAITRVAGYSAAKTAITNFTQWLASDVALKFGDKIRVNAIAPGFFIGDQNRKILINEDGTFTDRSKKVIAKTPMGRFGDADELNGSVQFLCSDAASFITGALLPVDGGFSAFSGV, from the coding sequence ATGAACGAGATTTTTAGCATAGCAGGAAAAGTAGCCATCATCACTGGAGCATCTGGTGTATTAGGCGGAAGTTTGGCAAAACATTTTGTAAAACAAGGGGCGAAAGTCGTGGCAATAGGACGTAGTTTAGAAAAACTCCAAAGCATCACTACTGAGTTAGAAAATGTGGGAGGCGATGTTTTAGCAATCGAAGCCAATGTTCTTGACATTCCGAGTCTAGAAGCGGCTTCAAAAAAAATTTTAGAGAAGTACGCAAAAATAGATATTCTTCTCAATATTGCTGGAGGAAATCTTCCCAATGCAACCTTAACAGCAGAACAATCCTTCTTCGATATGGCTATGGAAGCTTGGGATGAGGTTACTGATTTGAATATCAATGGAAGCGTTTATCCTTCTTTTGTTTTCGGTAAAATAATGGCAAATACAGGGTCAGGAAGTATCGTGAATGTTTCGTCGATGGCGGCATATTCGGCCATTACAAGAGTTGCAGGCTATTCGGCTGCAAAAACCGCAATTACCAATTTTACGCAGTGGTTAGCTTCTGATGTTGCACTCAAATTTGGGGACAAAATTCGGGTAAACGCCATTGCGCCAGGTTTTTTTATTGGAGATCAAAACCGAAAAATATTAATCAACGAAGACGGCACCTTTACAGATAGAAGCAAAAAAGTGATTGCCAAAACACCAATGGGACGTTTCGGTGATGCTGATGAGCTGAACGGCTCTGTACAGTTTTTATGCTCGGATGCAGCTAGTTTTATCACAGGTGCTTTATTGCCTGTTGATGGCGGTTTTAGCGCTTTCAGTGGTGTGTAA
- the uxaC gene encoding glucuronate isomerase, with protein sequence MRSDSQKSVFSDNFLLDNKAAEQLYFGFAEKIPIIDYHNHLEPDVIFNNQNFRSPTAIWLDGDHYKWRAMRNFGIEEHFISGAASDGEKFQKWAFVVPYTLRNPLFHWTHLELKNPFGIQHYLNSNNAENIYNQMQESLQTEAFRPQSIIKNFKVTTLCTTDDPADDLGYHKALKTSAFETQVLPAFRPDLYINIINPTEYLKSIKKLENVSGTSIQSTSDLLNALQNRINYFDEVGAKISDHGFEYFPDTTLWNSDLEKEYSEFLKGNKTAFSNPDALCGYLLKELCKMYAEKNWVQQFHIGATRNNNSLMLKNIGINAGYDAIGEQYFAQRMSLMLDELNSENKLAKSIIYNLNPVYNEVLASLAGNFNEAGVQSKVQLGAAWWFLDQLDGMEKHLNAISNIGLLSTFVGMLTDSRSLLSFSRHDYFRRLLCNMLGSEMERGLLPNDEQWVGKIIQDICYNNTKNYFEF encoded by the coding sequence ATGCGTTCTGATTCTCAAAAAAGTGTTTTTAGCGATAATTTTTTATTAGATAACAAAGCGGCAGAGCAACTCTATTTTGGGTTTGCCGAGAAAATACCAATTATCGATTATCACAATCATCTAGAGCCCGATGTTATTTTCAATAATCAAAATTTCCGTTCTCCTACGGCGATTTGGTTGGATGGTGATCACTACAAATGGCGAGCAATGCGGAATTTTGGTATCGAAGAACATTTTATTTCTGGCGCAGCTTCCGATGGAGAGAAATTCCAAAAATGGGCTTTTGTTGTTCCGTATACCTTGCGAAATCCCTTATTCCATTGGACACATTTAGAACTCAAAAATCCCTTCGGAATTCAACATTATTTGAATTCTAATAATGCCGAAAATATTTATAATCAAATGCAAGAAAGCTTACAAACAGAAGCTTTTAGACCACAATCGATTATTAAAAATTTCAAGGTGACAACGCTTTGTACAACCGATGATCCTGCAGACGATTTAGGCTATCATAAAGCTTTAAAAACAAGTGCTTTTGAAACCCAAGTTTTACCTGCTTTCCGTCCCGATCTTTATATTAACATCATCAATCCAACAGAATATTTGAAGTCGATTAAAAAGTTAGAAAATGTGTCTGGAACAAGCATACAATCAACTTCTGATTTGTTAAATGCGCTTCAAAACCGAATCAATTACTTCGATGAGGTTGGTGCAAAAATATCAGATCATGGCTTCGAATATTTTCCAGATACCACGCTTTGGAACTCCGATTTAGAAAAAGAATATTCCGAATTTTTAAAAGGAAATAAAACAGCTTTTTCTAATCCAGATGCGCTTTGCGGTTATTTGCTGAAAGAACTTTGCAAGATGTATGCAGAGAAAAACTGGGTGCAACAATTCCATATTGGGGCAACCCGAAATAACAATTCTTTAATGCTTAAAAATATTGGGATTAATGCTGGTTATGACGCGATTGGTGAACAATATTTTGCACAACGAATGAGTCTTATGTTGGATGAACTCAATTCGGAAAACAAATTAGCAAAAAGCATTATATATAATCTTAATCCTGTTTATAACGAAGTTTTGGCTTCTCTTGCTGGAAATTTTAATGAAGCAGGAGTACAGTCTAAAGTCCAGTTGGGCGCCGCTTGGTGGTTTTTGGATCAACTAGATGGTATGGAAAAACACCTTAATGCCATTTCTAACATTGGGTTGTTAAGCACTTTTGTTGGGATGTTGACCGATTCGCGCAGTTTGTTATCCTTTTCTAGACACGATTATTTTAGACGTTTGCTTTGTAATATGTTGGGTTCCGAAATGGAACGTGGACTTTTGCCTAACGACGAACAGTGGGTTGGGAAAATCATACAAGACATTTGCTATAATAATACCAAAAACTACTTCGAATTTTAA
- a CDS encoding sugar kinase: MEHNKILCFGELLLHFAPDTSGDWLHNQSLKIYVGGAEYNVASALAQWNNPVKFLSALPQNFIGNQLKSKLNKQGIDVFSDDNSGRIGTFYLPSDGDMQNAGVIYDRFPSVFTESDFSSCENEFIFDQVSWLHISTITPALSDKAFEKSLDLMQEAKRRNIKVSLDLNYREALWINKNPVEKIAKLMPYVNVLMGNIWSIQQFLNIKIECNLSGHFDDEQLLKQAEKSALEIQKSYPNVEAVANTFRFTQGEEVNYYATLFTKQQLLVSEQYYAEKLEERVGSGDAFMAALIHGNIRNNPPQQILNDATKVAFKKLFVKGDTIDNSINIENL; the protein is encoded by the coding sequence ATGGAGCACAATAAAATATTATGTTTTGGAGAATTGTTGTTGCATTTTGCTCCTGATACAAGTGGTGATTGGTTACATAATCAATCATTAAAAATCTACGTTGGCGGTGCAGAATATAATGTGGCTTCCGCTTTAGCACAATGGAATAATCCAGTGAAATTCTTGTCTGCTTTGCCTCAAAATTTTATTGGAAATCAATTAAAATCAAAATTAAATAAACAAGGCATTGATGTTTTTTCTGATGATAATTCGGGACGTATAGGCACATTTTATCTTCCCTCGGATGGCGATATGCAAAATGCGGGTGTCATCTACGACCGTTTTCCGTCGGTGTTTACCGAGTCGGATTTTTCGAGTTGTGAGAACGAATTTATTTTTGATCAAGTATCTTGGCTGCACATCTCGACTATAACGCCAGCCTTAAGTGACAAAGCTTTTGAGAAGTCTTTGGATTTGATGCAAGAAGCAAAACGGAGAAATATTAAAGTTTCTCTAGATCTTAACTACCGTGAAGCTCTTTGGATTAATAAAAATCCAGTAGAGAAAATTGCGAAATTAATGCCTTACGTTAATGTTTTAATGGGGAATATTTGGTCTATTCAGCAGTTTCTAAACATCAAAATCGAATGTAATTTGAGTGGTCATTTTGATGATGAACAACTTTTGAAACAAGCCGAAAAATCAGCTTTAGAAATTCAGAAATCTTACCCGAATGTGGAAGCGGTGGCCAATACTTTTCGTTTCACACAAGGAGAAGAAGTCAACTATTACGCGACTTTGTTTACAAAGCAACAATTGTTGGTTTCAGAACAATATTATGCAGAAAAGCTAGAAGAACGCGTGGGAAGTGGCGATGCTTTTATGGCAGCTTTAATCCACGGAAATATACGCAACAATCCTCCACAACAAATCTTGAATGACGCGACCAAAGTGGCTTTCAAAAAGCTTTTTGTAAAAGGCGACACTATTGATAACAGTATTAATATCGAAAATTTATGA
- a CDS encoding bifunctional 4-hydroxy-2-oxoglutarate aldolase/2-dehydro-3-deoxy-phosphogluconate aldolase → MNPIHHKIKEQKIVPLFYNASFEVSKSIIQTLYDAGIRVVEYTNRGAQALENFKNLKEYSISECPDLFLGIGTIKNTEELDLFINAEADFIITPVINEELIRHAKGRNSLIIPGCLTPSEVNIAFQNDLKLVKIFPADVVGKKYIQSIKAVFPGMDFMPTGGISSEFEDIKEWLNGGAIAVGQGSALIQNNRSLEDLKSKVHELLNQLKS, encoded by the coding sequence ATGAATCCAATTCATCACAAAATAAAAGAACAAAAAATTGTCCCGTTGTTTTACAATGCGTCTTTTGAGGTTTCTAAAAGCATAATCCAAACGCTTTACGATGCAGGAATTCGCGTTGTAGAATACACCAACCGAGGTGCGCAGGCTTTAGAAAATTTTAAAAATTTAAAAGAATATTCTATATCCGAATGTCCAGATTTATTTCTAGGTATCGGCACGATAAAAAATACAGAAGAACTCGATTTATTTATTAATGCCGAAGCGGATTTTATAATAACACCTGTTATTAATGAAGAGCTAATTCGACATGCGAAGGGCAGAAATAGCTTAATAATTCCAGGATGTCTTACGCCGTCGGAAGTTAATATTGCGTTTCAAAATGATTTAAAATTGGTAAAAATATTTCCAGCCGATGTGGTGGGTAAAAAGTATATCCAATCAATAAAAGCGGTTTTCCCTGGCATGGACTTTATGCCAACGGGTGGTATTTCTTCCGAGTTTGAAGATATTAAAGAATGGCTCAACGGTGGCGCGATTGCAGTTGGACAAGGCAGCGCTTTAATACAGAATAATCGCTCTTTAGAAGATCTAAAATCTAAAGTTCATGAATTGTTAAACCAACTAAAATCTTAA
- a CDS encoding MFS transporter, producing MQAPKKQNLRWFMLFMVFLATTINYLDRQVMGLLKPTLEAEFGWSEKDYSYIVMAFTASYALGNLLMGRFIDKVGSKIGYAVSLVVWSLASVGHGFVKSTFGFLIARTALGVSEAGNFPAAIKSVAEWFPKKERALATGIFNSGATVGAILAPILVPFILGHYGWQETFVWIGAAGLLWIILWWKFYSKPEDNKRLSTEELAYIKSDQEQIDNQQTNVPLKDILKLKATWSFAIGKMLTDPIWYFFMFWLPAYFADVFKMDLTKPSLPLILIYGGTTIGSIGGGYISSLLIKKGWNINKARSITMLGFALLVVPAMFSKYLDNMWLITVVIAFATAAHQGWGANLMTTVGDRLPNHYVSSVIGFGGMMGSVAGIIFPLFIGIVLDYFKKQGNINNGYNIIFFIAGISYILAWCLIKYLNRKEKNVLN from the coding sequence ATGCAAGCACCAAAAAAACAAAATTTAAGATGGTTTATGTTGTTCATGGTTTTTCTTGCAACAACAATTAATTACCTCGATCGTCAAGTTATGGGTCTTTTAAAACCCACATTGGAGGCCGAGTTTGGATGGTCGGAGAAGGACTATTCTTACATTGTTATGGCTTTTACAGCATCTTATGCATTAGGAAATCTTTTGATGGGACGTTTTATTGATAAAGTAGGTTCCAAAATAGGTTACGCTGTGTCTTTGGTGGTATGGAGTTTGGCTTCCGTGGGACATGGCTTCGTAAAAAGTACATTCGGTTTCTTGATTGCCAGAACTGCTTTGGGCGTTTCGGAAGCTGGGAATTTTCCTGCTGCAATTAAGTCCGTAGCAGAGTGGTTTCCCAAAAAAGAACGTGCTTTGGCAACAGGGATTTTTAATTCTGGTGCGACGGTAGGTGCCATTTTAGCGCCTATTTTGGTGCCCTTTATTTTGGGACATTATGGTTGGCAGGAGACTTTCGTCTGGATAGGTGCTGCGGGACTTTTGTGGATTATTCTTTGGTGGAAATTCTATAGCAAACCCGAAGACAACAAAAGATTATCAACCGAAGAATTGGCTTATATCAAAAGCGACCAAGAACAAATTGATAACCAACAAACCAATGTTCCGCTAAAAGACATTTTGAAACTAAAAGCAACATGGTCTTTCGCTATCGGAAAAATGCTGACAGATCCGATTTGGTATTTCTTTATGTTTTGGTTGCCAGCTTACTTTGCTGACGTTTTCAAAATGGATTTAACAAAACCTTCTTTACCCTTAATTTTGATTTATGGCGGTACCACAATCGGAAGTATTGGCGGTGGTTATATTTCTTCACTTTTAATAAAAAAAGGATGGAATATTAACAAGGCAAGAAGTATTACCATGCTAGGTTTTGCCTTATTGGTCGTGCCGGCTATGTTTTCAAAATACTTAGATAATATGTGGTTAATTACCGTAGTTATTGCTTTTGCAACGGCAGCGCATCAAGGTTGGGGAGCCAATCTTATGACCACAGTGGGCGATCGTTTGCCCAATCATTACGTTAGTTCTGTTATCGGATTTGGCGGGATGATGGGATCTGTCGCAGGGATTATTTTTCCATTGTTTATTGGGATTGTTTTAGATTATTTTAAAAAACAAGGGAACATTAATAACGGTTATAATATCATCTTCTTCATCGCAGGAATATCGTATATCCTCGCTTGGTGTCTTATTAAATACCTGAATCGTAAAGAAAAAAATGTCTTGAATTAA
- a CDS encoding glycoside hydrolase family 43 protein, which produces MNLNVMNKKIIFSAVMLSLSTSMSAQVFSNFKYQGKDKIYDENPLKEDEMYSPILQGFYPDPSITKKGNDYYLVNSSFSVFPGVPIFHSKDLVNWKQLGHVLDRPSQLKVGTAGFSEGIYAPAIRYNPYNDTFYMITTQIASGIGNMLVKTKDPRQSWSEVQKLNFDGIDPSLFFDDDGKAYVVHNDAPPVGTEQYSGHRVIKIWEFDLEKDQVIPNTDKIIVNGGVDLSQKPIWIEAPHLYKKDGKYFLMCAEGGTGDWHSEVIFMSDSPKGPFVPASNNPILTQRYFPKHRDNKVDWAGHADLVEGPDNHHYGVFLGVRPNSKWRVNTGRETYLLPVDWSGDFPVFENGLLPLKAKIKMPKGVKNQTGQNGFLPNGNFSFNDKLNNEKLDFRWVAMRGPKEEFVSVTKNGVKINAFQTNVKDKAPISALFVRQQHVSFEAEVRLDFKPKSEKELSGITCYQSENFNYVFGIVQKNKENFLVLERTEKGQSKLLATEKIKLTQPIFLQVKADGDDYQFGYSLDGKDFRNVGNIVSGDILSTDVAGGFSGTLIGLYSTVGNDVKL; this is translated from the coding sequence ATGAATTTGAATGTTATGAATAAAAAAATCATTTTTTCGGCTGTAATGCTATCGTTATCGACTTCGATGTCGGCACAAGTTTTTTCAAATTTTAAATATCAAGGAAAAGATAAAATTTATGATGAAAATCCACTGAAAGAAGATGAGATGTATTCGCCGATTTTGCAAGGTTTTTATCCAGATCCTAGTATAACCAAAAAAGGAAACGATTACTATTTGGTAAATTCTTCATTTTCTGTATTTCCGGGTGTTCCGATTTTTCATTCCAAGGATTTGGTCAATTGGAAGCAGTTAGGACATGTTTTGGATCGTCCTTCTCAACTCAAAGTAGGCACGGCAGGTTTTTCGGAAGGCATCTACGCGCCAGCTATTCGATACAATCCTTACAACGATACTTTTTATATGATAACCACGCAAATTGCTAGTGGAATTGGGAATATGTTGGTGAAAACCAAAGATCCAAGACAATCTTGGAGCGAGGTGCAAAAGCTCAATTTTGATGGCATCGATCCTTCTTTATTTTTTGATGATGACGGGAAAGCCTATGTCGTTCATAACGATGCGCCACCTGTAGGAACCGAGCAATATTCGGGTCATCGTGTTATAAAAATATGGGAATTCGATTTAGAAAAAGATCAGGTTATTCCTAATACAGATAAAATCATAGTTAATGGTGGAGTTGACCTTTCTCAAAAACCTATTTGGATAGAAGCACCACATCTTTACAAAAAAGACGGAAAATACTTTTTGATGTGCGCAGAAGGAGGAACGGGCGATTGGCACAGCGAAGTTATTTTTATGAGTGATTCGCCAAAAGGGCCTTTTGTGCCGGCATCTAACAATCCGATTTTGACGCAACGCTATTTTCCAAAACACCGAGATAACAAAGTGGATTGGGCGGGTCATGCCGATCTGGTGGAAGGCCCAGACAATCATCATTATGGCGTGTTTTTGGGTGTGCGACCTAATAGCAAATGGCGCGTTAATACGGGGCGCGAGACGTATTTGCTTCCTGTAGATTGGTCGGGGGATTTTCCAGTATTCGAGAATGGATTACTACCTCTTAAGGCTAAAATTAAAATGCCAAAAGGGGTTAAAAACCAAACAGGACAAAATGGATTTTTACCAAATGGAAATTTTTCGTTTAATGATAAATTGAATAATGAAAAACTAGATTTTCGTTGGGTAGCCATGCGCGGTCCAAAAGAAGAGTTTGTTTCTGTTACCAAAAATGGGGTTAAGATTAATGCTTTCCAAACCAATGTTAAAGACAAAGCGCCTATTTCTGCATTATTTGTAAGACAGCAACATGTATCTTTTGAAGCCGAGGTACGTCTCGATTTCAAACCAAAATCCGAAAAAGAATTATCCGGAATTACTTGTTACCAAAGCGAAAACTTCAACTATGTATTCGGAATTGTTCAAAAAAATAAAGAAAATTTCTTGGTTTTAGAACGAACCGAAAAAGGACAATCCAAATTATTAGCAACAGAAAAAATCAAACTTACGCAACCAATTTTTCTTCAGGTGAAAGCTGATGGAGATGACTATCAATTTGGATATTCTTTGGATGGAAAAGATTTTAGAAATGTAGGAAATATCGTCTCTGGTGATATTTTGTCAACCGATGTTGCAGGAGGATTTTCGGGCACTTTAATAGGATTATATAGTACTGTAGGAAATGATGTTAAACTTTAA
- a CDS encoding glycosyl hydrolase 115 family protein, whose amino-acid sequence MKRLKRSLLIIVVGLGFGKFSWATEPFIINKKTKESIALKSGNAVFKIYTDASLDKGVLRAVQNLQTDVQQVLGAAPSLYHQATTSNATLIIVGTLGQNSIIEQLVKSKAINANDLKNKREKYIVQNIKNPFNKNQDAIVIAGSDKRGAIYGVYEFSKQIGVSPWHYWADVPVEKKDNLYFKKGTYTDGEPEVELRGIFLNDEEPSLGGWARHTYGGFNSKFYEKVFELVLRLKGNYMWPAMWGSAFYDDDPQNGELANEMGIVMGTSHHEPMALAQQDWRRYIKKNNLPNIWDYNKNAKVLNEFWTKGIERSNNWERLVTMGMRGDGDEAMEEGTNISLLENIVNNQRKIIEKSTGKKANKTPQVWALYKEVQDYYDAGMRVPDDVMLLFCDDNWGNVRKLPDLTKPLHKGGYGMYYHFDYVGGPRNTKWINISPIQRIWEQMNLTYEHEVKKLWVVNVGDLKPMEFPISFFMDMAWDPKRFNQDNLMAYTEEWASQQFGEQHSKAIARMINLYTKYNRRVTPEMLDDKTYNLENYNEFERVVNEYQSLALEANRLYNKIPQAYKDAYFQLVLYPIDASSNLYEMYFNIAKNKKLASENKLEANVFAEIAKQKFEYDTHLSNKYNNEIAGGKWKHMMDQIHIGYTNWQQPQKNEMPKVLHVEDHTASKLFKEQDGYVSIEAENFARKNNSTTIEWKVIPDFGKTKSGITTFPQKLYPTSKDDLYVEYDIDFATTGTFDIELLLAPTLNFNHNKGLRYELSLDGKNPQTINFNGHYKGELAEWQAEHIIKSKSKIAIDKRGKHSLRFKVLEPGIVLQKILINTGGLKPSYLGAPESPYTQN is encoded by the coding sequence ATGAAAAGATTAAAAAGAAGTTTATTAATTATTGTAGTAGGATTAGGATTTGGTAAATTTTCTTGGGCAACCGAGCCTTTTATTATTAATAAAAAAACTAAAGAAAGCATCGCGCTGAAAAGCGGTAATGCTGTTTTCAAAATCTATACCGACGCTTCTTTAGATAAAGGTGTTTTGCGTGCCGTTCAGAATTTGCAAACCGATGTACAGCAGGTTTTGGGCGCTGCGCCAAGCTTGTATCATCAGGCTACAACTTCTAATGCAACTTTGATTATTGTAGGGACATTAGGACAAAACAGCATTATCGAGCAGTTGGTAAAATCCAAAGCAATCAATGCGAATGATCTTAAAAATAAAAGAGAAAAATATATCGTTCAGAACATCAAAAATCCATTTAATAAAAATCAGGATGCTATTGTAATTGCCGGAAGCGACAAACGTGGCGCCATATATGGTGTTTATGAATTTTCTAAACAAATAGGGGTTTCGCCTTGGCATTATTGGGCAGATGTTCCTGTTGAGAAAAAAGATAATCTTTACTTCAAAAAAGGAACTTATACCGATGGTGAACCAGAAGTTGAGCTTCGAGGAATTTTTTTGAATGATGAAGAACCTTCATTAGGCGGTTGGGCAAGACATACTTATGGAGGATTTAATTCTAAGTTTTATGAAAAAGTCTTCGAGTTGGTTCTACGTCTCAAAGGCAATTATATGTGGCCAGCGATGTGGGGAAGCGCCTTCTACGATGATGATCCACAAAATGGAGAATTAGCAAACGAAATGGGCATCGTTATGGGAACTTCGCATCACGAGCCAATGGCTTTGGCACAACAAGATTGGCGACGTTATATTAAGAAAAACAATTTGCCTAATATTTGGGATTATAATAAAAATGCTAAAGTCTTAAACGAATTTTGGACTAAAGGTATCGAACGCAGCAACAATTGGGAACGTCTGGTAACCATGGGTATGCGTGGCGATGGTGACGAAGCGATGGAGGAAGGGACTAATATTTCTCTTTTGGAAAATATCGTCAACAATCAACGTAAGATTATCGAAAAATCAACTGGAAAAAAAGCCAACAAAACACCGCAAGTTTGGGCTTTATACAAGGAAGTTCAGGATTATTACGACGCGGGAATGCGCGTTCCGGATGATGTCATGTTATTGTTTTGTGATGATAATTGGGGCAATGTGAGAAAACTTCCAGATCTTACAAAACCTTTACACAAAGGAGGTTACGGGATGTATTATCATTTTGACTATGTCGGAGGACCGCGCAATACGAAATGGATTAATATTAGCCCAATTCAAAGAATTTGGGAACAAATGAATCTAACCTACGAACATGAAGTGAAAAAACTTTGGGTGGTGAATGTTGGGGATCTAAAACCAATGGAATTTCCGATTTCATTTTTTATGGATATGGCATGGGATCCAAAACGTTTTAATCAAGATAATTTGATGGCTTATACCGAAGAATGGGCTTCGCAACAATTTGGAGAACAACATTCGAAAGCAATTGCCAGAATGATTAATTTGTACACCAAATACAACCGTCGCGTAACGCCAGAAATGCTGGATGATAAAACTTACAATCTCGAAAATTATAACGAATTCGAGCGTGTTGTTAACGAATACCAAAGCCTCGCGCTGGAAGCAAATAGATTGTATAACAAAATACCCCAAGCTTACAAAGATGCTTATTTTCAATTGGTTTTGTATCCGATAGATGCCTCTAGTAATTTGTACGAAATGTATTTCAATATCGCTAAAAATAAAAAACTCGCCTCAGAAAATAAACTTGAAGCTAATGTTTTTGCGGAGATTGCAAAGCAAAAATTCGAGTACGATACTCATTTGAGTAACAAATACAACAACGAAATTGCAGGCGGAAAGTGGAAACATATGATGGACCAAATCCATATTGGTTACACCAATTGGCAACAACCTCAAAAGAATGAAATGCCCAAAGTGCTTCATGTAGAAGATCATACTGCTTCAAAATTGTTTAAAGAACAAGACGGTTATGTTTCTATAGAAGCCGAAAACTTTGCCAGAAAAAATAATTCAACAACTATTGAATGGAAAGTGATTCCGGATTTCGGAAAAACAAAATCAGGGATTACAACTTTCCCACAAAAGCTTTACCCAACTTCAAAAGACGATTTGTATGTTGAGTATGATATCGATTTTGCAACAACAGGTACTTTCGATATCGAATTATTATTAGCACCGACGCTTAATTTTAATCACAACAAAGGATTACGTTACGAGTTGTCTTTAGACGGAAAAAATCCTCAAACAATTAATTTTAATGGACATTATAAAGGCGAATTGGCAGAATGGCAAGCAGAGCACATCATCAAATCAAAATCTAAAATAGCGATTGATAAGCGAGGAAAACATTCGTTGAGATTCAAAGTTTTGGAACCTGGTATTGTTCTTCAAAAAATACTCATTAACACTGGCGGGCTAAAGCCGTCTTATCTAGGCGCGCCAGAAAGTCCTTATACACAAAATTAA